The proteins below are encoded in one region of Flavobacterium sp. IMCC34852:
- a CDS encoding DUF7935 family protein: protein MSTDKILELAFYTLPALITGGVAYYLFDSYFKDQQHTRRWLAQKENQKQALPLRLQAYERMALFLERINPAKLLIRVAPLNDDKVAYQNLLIHHIEQEFEHNLTQQIYITDECWTMIMTAKNTIIQNIRKTTADTSVTDADKLREKILSNLLQDEVATNVALAFMKSEVSEVLG, encoded by the coding sequence ATGAGCACCGATAAAATCCTTGAGTTAGCTTTTTACACCTTACCGGCTTTGATTACGGGTGGTGTTGCCTATTATCTATTCGATAGTTATTTCAAAGACCAGCAGCATACGCGTCGTTGGTTGGCGCAGAAAGAAAATCAGAAACAGGCTTTGCCTTTGCGATTACAAGCTTATGAGCGCATGGCTTTGTTTTTGGAACGCATTAATCCGGCAAAGTTATTGATTAGAGTAGCGCCTTTGAACGACGATAAAGTGGCTTATCAGAATTTATTGATTCACCATATCGAACAAGAATTTGAGCACAATTTGACCCAACAAATCTATATCACCGATGAATGTTGGACGATGATTATGACCGCAAAAAACACCATTATTCAAAACATCAGAAAAACGACAGCCGATACTTCGGTAACTGATGCAGACAAACTACGAGAAAAAATACTGAGTAACTTACTTCAAGACGAAGTCGCCACCAATGTAGCTTTGGCGTTTATGAAAAGTGAAGTCAGTGAAGTTTTAGGATAA
- a CDS encoding L-threonylcarbamoyladenylate synthase, whose product MAEFIKIYEDKPSEAAIKKVVKVLRDGGLVIYPTDTVYGLGCDITNSRALERIAKIKGIKLEKANFSFVCSDLSNLSDYVRQIDTSTFKILKRALPGPYTFILPGNNDLPKEFRKKKTVGIRVPDNNIALEIVRMLGNPIVSTSIHDDDEVLEYSTDPELIFEKWQHKVDLIIDGGYGDNVGSTIIDLSGYEPVVIREGKGDPDIF is encoded by the coding sequence ATGGCCGAATTTATCAAAATATACGAAGACAAACCCAGCGAAGCGGCTATAAAAAAGGTAGTGAAAGTGCTTCGAGATGGCGGTTTAGTTATTTATCCTACGGATACGGTTTATGGTTTGGGTTGTGATATTACCAACTCAAGAGCTTTAGAGCGCATTGCCAAAATCAAAGGCATTAAGCTGGAAAAGGCTAACTTTTCTTTTGTGTGCAGCGATTTAAGTAACCTATCGGATTATGTTCGTCAAATTGATACTTCGACTTTTAAAATTCTGAAAAGAGCGCTACCCGGGCCTTACACCTTTATTCTTCCGGGGAATAATGATTTGCCCAAAGAATTTCGAAAAAAGAAAACCGTTGGTATTCGTGTACCCGATAACAATATTGCATTAGAGATTGTTCGTATGTTGGGCAACCCCATTGTTTCAACCTCAATACACGACGATGACGAAGTATTAGAATATTCCACCGATCCTGAATTGATTTTTGAAAAGTGGCAACATAAAGTAGATTTGATAATCGATGGCGGTTACGGAGATAATGTTGGTTCTACTATAATTGATTTGTCTGGCTATGAACCGGTTGTTATTCGTGAAGGCAAAGGCGATCCGGATATTTTTTAG
- a CDS encoding carboxypeptidase-like regulatory domain-containing protein: MRLHYLLLYFLCFNFSFAQYIKGRVVDDLNQPLAAANVYYEGTTLSTFTNDNGDFILVYEPQLKRPIVVSYIGYVTTYVESYTISEHLTIKLTQDIGALREVVVKKDKFSRKEKMAIFKEHFLGKTAFGLKTIIENEDDIVLEYDEETFMLKAYANKPLVIVNPSLGYKINYELVDFEVQFSILSLNPHAIKRSYYAGYTRFEEIENSSRILKKREQAYRGSPMHFYRNLINGIWGKNDFQLFLRGHLTNPSNHFTVTKEADRYKVDIKRQKIDFENDNLVAFFGLLFDGNENSIVQFNAETIYVDPYGNNLSSRDVSFSGFIQFKRLGDTLPLNYGL, from the coding sequence ATGAGATTACACTATCTTCTCCTGTACTTTTTATGTTTCAATTTTTCTTTTGCACAATACATCAAAGGCAGAGTAGTCGATGATTTAAATCAGCCTTTGGCAGCTGCAAATGTTTATTACGAAGGAACAACTTTATCAACTTTTACAAATGATAATGGTGATTTTATATTGGTATATGAACCTCAATTGAAAAGACCTATAGTGGTTAGTTATATTGGTTATGTTACCACTTACGTTGAAAGTTATACTATTAGTGAACATTTGACCATAAAGTTAACCCAAGATATTGGCGCTTTACGTGAAGTTGTGGTTAAAAAAGACAAGTTTTCCAGAAAGGAGAAAATGGCCATTTTTAAAGAACATTTTTTAGGAAAAACTGCTTTTGGTTTAAAAACAATTATTGAAAATGAAGATGATATAGTGTTGGAATATGATGAGGAAACCTTTATGTTAAAGGCTTATGCCAACAAGCCTTTGGTGATTGTCAATCCTTCGTTGGGTTACAAAATCAATTATGAATTGGTGGATTTTGAGGTGCAATTTTCTATATTATCACTCAATCCGCATGCGATTAAGAGAAGTTATTATGCCGGATACACTCGATTTGAGGAAATAGAAAATAGTTCTCGTATCCTCAAAAAAAGAGAACAAGCTTACAGAGGTTCACCAATGCACTTTTATAGAAATTTAATCAATGGAATTTGGGGCAAAAATGATTTTCAATTATTTCTGAGAGGACACTTGACAAATCCCTCAAATCATTTTACGGTAACCAAAGAAGCCGATAGGTATAAAGTAGATATTAAGAGACAAAAAATAGATTTTGAAAATGATAATTTGGTTGCTTTTTTTGGATTATTATTTGACGGTAATGAAAATTCCATAGTGCAGTTCAATGCCGAAACAATTTATGTTGATCCTTATGGAAATAATTTAAGTTCTCGAGATGTTTCCTTCTCCGGATTCATTCAATTCAAGCGATTAGGAGATACACTGCCTTTGAATTATGGCCTATAA
- a CDS encoding type I restriction enzyme HsdR N-terminal domain-containing protein yields MQKLNFPSYSFRFKNSENKVAIFDDIRKKFIILTPEEWVRQHTVQFLLQEKKYPKSYLNVEKLIKINDINKRYDIVVFQPNGEIFLLIECKAPEVNITQNTFDQIARYNLKLNAKYLMVTNGLNHYFCQMDFEKEQYIFLKELPDFTNL; encoded by the coding sequence ATGCAAAAACTGAATTTTCCTTCCTATTCGTTTCGCTTCAAAAATAGTGAAAATAAAGTGGCTATTTTTGATGACATCAGGAAAAAATTTATCATTCTCACACCCGAAGAATGGGTTCGCCAACACACTGTTCAGTTTTTGTTACAAGAGAAAAAATATCCGAAATCCTACCTCAACGTTGAGAAATTAATTAAGATTAACGATATAAATAAACGATACGATATTGTTGTTTTTCAGCCGAATGGCGAAATATTTTTATTGATTGAATGCAAAGCACCGGAAGTCAATATTACCCAAAATACTTTTGACCAGATTGCCCGATATAATCTCAAACTTAATGCAAAATACTTAATGGTAACCAATGGACTAAATCATTATTTTTGTCAAATGGACTTTGAAAAAGAACAATATATTTTCTTAAAAGAGTTACCGGATTTTACAAACTTATAA
- a CDS encoding Ig-like domain-containing protein, giving the protein MKKIHSFLYLLLLVVTFSSCDSNDDNSNSGPNDDTFTQNFGSAANRDFIGQVVDTNNNPLQGVTIKIGTSTTQTDVNGVFIINGANVYQRFAYITATKTGYIDGSRSMVPTSGKNNVKIMLIPNTPLETIQSGVSSEVALPSGTKVVFDGAFVDANGNDYSGSVQVAMFHLTPTDENISKLMPGMLYAQTETNEQAILETFGMLNVELRGSTGQKLNIKEGHTAEITMQIDNSQVATAPSSIPLWHFDEEKGYWKEEGVATKVGNKYVGEVSHFSWWNCDAQFPTVTLTLTVVDANGNGISNVGVGLIANGNTWPVMGYTDINGQVSGLIPANQTLVLNVYPDYDSCNSNNVIYTTSIGPFTTNTTLPNIVISNSPTTLSSTVVGNLVKCNNTNVTNGYVILNRAGGNSVSPVTNGAFSFNEIYCPSNTQFTLKGYDLENLQTTDSIAYNFTSPITNIGNLQACTAVDEFISYQVDGGAPVFLIQQVNGGTTTPGTINQYALSLNASGVNGGLYIWGDTNTPGVYTTAQFSIEGSGVGYIGSTTTNTIQFNLNQVGAIGQYIDMTFSGTFTDSTGLHTLTGVAHVIRDN; this is encoded by the coding sequence ATGAAAAAAATCCATTCCTTTTTGTACTTACTGCTGTTAGTAGTTACTTTTTCAAGTTGCGATTCTAATGATGACAATTCCAATTCAGGTCCGAATGATGATACTTTTACTCAAAATTTCGGAAGTGCTGCCAATCGTGATTTTATAGGTCAAGTAGTCGATACCAACAATAATCCGCTACAAGGTGTAACTATTAAAATAGGTACTTCTACAACGCAAACCGATGTTAACGGAGTTTTTATTATTAATGGTGCTAATGTGTACCAGCGATTTGCTTACATCACGGCAACAAAAACCGGCTATATCGATGGTTCACGTTCAATGGTTCCGACAAGCGGAAAAAACAATGTAAAGATTATGTTGATTCCAAATACTCCTTTAGAAACCATTCAATCAGGTGTTTCCAGTGAAGTTGCTTTGCCTTCGGGAACTAAAGTGGTTTTTGACGGTGCTTTTGTTGATGCCAATGGGAATGATTATTCGGGCAGCGTACAAGTAGCAATGTTTCATTTGACACCAACCGATGAAAACATCAGCAAATTAATGCCCGGAATGTTATATGCTCAAACCGAAACCAATGAGCAAGCCATTTTAGAAACTTTTGGGATGTTGAACGTTGAACTCAGAGGCAGTACCGGACAAAAGTTAAATATAAAAGAAGGTCATACTGCCGAAATCACTATGCAAATTGATAATAGTCAAGTTGCAACCGCACCAAGCTCCATTCCGTTATGGCATTTTGATGAAGAAAAAGGCTATTGGAAAGAAGAGGGTGTGGCCACTAAAGTAGGCAACAAATACGTTGGAGAAGTGTCGCATTTTTCTTGGTGGAATTGTGATGCCCAATTTCCAACAGTTACTTTAACACTTACTGTAGTGGATGCTAATGGTAATGGGATTTCGAATGTTGGCGTCGGATTAATTGCTAATGGGAATACATGGCCTGTAATGGGTTATACCGATATTAACGGTCAAGTTTCAGGATTAATTCCGGCAAATCAAACTTTAGTATTAAATGTTTATCCTGATTATGATTCTTGTAATAGCAATAATGTTATTTACACGACCTCAATCGGACCATTTACAACCAATACCACTTTGCCTAATATTGTTATTAGTAATTCGCCTACAACATTGAGTTCAACGGTAGTTGGGAATTTAGTAAAATGTAATAATACCAATGTAACTAATGGCTATGTAATACTTAACAGAGCAGGAGGTAATTCTGTTTCACCTGTGACTAATGGTGCTTTTAGTTTTAATGAAATCTATTGTCCGAGTAACACGCAATTTACTTTGAAAGGGTATGATTTGGAAAATCTGCAAACGACCGATTCAATAGCTTATAATTTTACCTCACCAATTACTAATATTGGAAATCTTCAAGCTTGTACTGCAGTAGATGAATTTATTTCTTACCAAGTTGATGGTGGTGCTCCGGTATTTTTAATTCAGCAGGTCAATGGCGGTACTACAACACCGGGAACAATTAATCAATATGCTTTAAGCTTAAATGCTTCAGGTGTTAACGGAGGTTTATATATTTGGGGAGATACCAATACTCCGGGAGTATATACTACAGCCCAATTTTCAATAGAAGGCAGCGGAGTTGGTTATATAGGGTCAACTACTACCAATACGATTCAGTTTAATTTAAATCAGGTTGGCGCTATTGGTCAATATATCGATATGACTTTCAGCGGTACTTTTACCGATAGTACCGGATTGCATACTTTAACCGGAGTCGCTCACGTTATTAGAGACAATTAG
- a CDS encoding glycosyltransferase family 2 protein yields MKKIAVVILNWNGAKLLEQFLPSIIAFSNEAKIYVADNASTDNSIEVIKTKFPQITIIQNDGNFGFANGYNVALQQVEEDYYALVNSDIEVTENWLAPILSIFDNEPNIGIIQPKILDYKNKAYFEYAGAAGGFIDQYGYPYCRGRIFDTIEKDSGQYDDETEIFWASGACLFIRKDIYRTLNGFDGDFFAHQEEIDLCWRAFNLGFKAKYTPKSVVYHVGGATLNESNPRKTFLNFRNSLLMLTKNLPGSKLFPIIFTRLCLDGLAGIQFIFKGKWAHCWAIVKAHFEFYHLINRNLKKRNAPNSENYYHSKSIVYRYFIKNGTVFEP; encoded by the coding sequence TTGAAAAAAATAGCCGTAGTCATACTCAATTGGAATGGAGCCAAATTGCTGGAGCAGTTCTTGCCTTCAATAATAGCTTTTTCTAATGAAGCTAAAATATATGTCGCCGACAATGCTTCGACAGATAACTCTATTGAAGTGATTAAGACAAAATTTCCGCAAATAACTATCATTCAAAACGACGGTAATTTTGGCTTTGCCAATGGTTATAATGTGGCTTTGCAACAAGTAGAAGAAGACTATTACGCCTTAGTCAATTCGGATATAGAAGTTACTGAAAACTGGCTTGCCCCTATTCTATCTATCTTTGATAATGAACCTAACATAGGTATCATTCAACCCAAAATTTTAGACTATAAAAACAAAGCCTACTTTGAATACGCCGGAGCTGCCGGTGGTTTTATAGACCAATACGGCTATCCCTATTGTCGCGGACGAATATTTGACACTATTGAAAAAGATAGCGGTCAATACGATGATGAAACCGAAATCTTTTGGGCCAGCGGTGCGTGTTTGTTTATCCGAAAAGACATTTACCGAACCTTAAACGGTTTTGACGGTGATTTTTTTGCTCATCAGGAAGAAATTGATTTGTGTTGGCGTGCTTTCAACTTGGGTTTTAAAGCCAAATACACTCCGAAATCGGTGGTGTATCATGTTGGCGGCGCGACTTTAAACGAAAGCAATCCGAGGAAAACATTCCTGAATTTTCGTAATTCCTTGTTGATGTTGACCAAAAATTTACCCGGCAGCAAACTGTTTCCCATCATTTTTACCCGACTTTGCTTAGACGGTTTAGCGGGAATTCAATTTATTTTTAAAGGAAAATGGGCTCATTGTTGGGCCATAGTTAAAGCGCATTTTGAATTCTACCATTTGATAAACAGAAACTTAAAAAAACGCAACGCTCCAAATTCTGAAAACTATTACCATTCTAAAAGCATAGTATACCGTTATTTCATTAAGAACGGCACCGTTTTTGAGCCTTGA
- the holA gene encoding DNA polymerase III subunit delta: protein MDEVVKIINDIKAGKIKPIYFLMGEEPYYIDRITEYLEQNLLTEDEKGFNQMVLYGRDTSIDEIVSNAKRYPMMAERQVVIVKEAQDLSRTIESLESYALNPQPTTVLVLAYKYKTLDKRKKIVKTIDKMGLVYESKKMYENQVGQWITRVLQGRGYSIEPKANAMLVAFLGNDLSRIANELNKLEIILPKGSTITPHHIEENIGFSKDFNVFEFRKAIGDKNQLKAYQIANYFAQNQKENPLVVVNGQVFSFFSALLQYHGLKDKSQGNVAKALKVNPYFVNDYIGAAKNYPMKKVSSIIATLRDIDIKGKGVGAANLEDTDLYKEMLTSIFR, encoded by the coding sequence ATGGATGAGGTTGTAAAAATCATCAATGACATTAAAGCCGGAAAAATAAAGCCCATCTATTTTTTAATGGGTGAAGAACCTTATTACATAGACCGAATTACAGAATATCTCGAGCAAAATCTTTTAACGGAAGACGAAAAAGGCTTTAACCAAATGGTGCTTTACGGACGCGATACTTCCATTGATGAAATAGTTTCCAACGCCAAACGCTATCCAATGATGGCTGAGCGCCAGGTTGTAATCGTTAAAGAAGCCCAAGATTTATCAAGAACCATTGAGAGTCTTGAATCGTATGCTTTAAATCCTCAACCAACAACCGTTTTGGTATTGGCTTACAAATACAAAACCCTTGATAAACGCAAAAAAATAGTCAAAACTATTGATAAAATGGGTTTGGTTTACGAGAGTAAAAAAATGTACGAAAACCAAGTCGGACAATGGATTACTCGTGTTTTGCAAGGCAGAGGTTACTCGATTGAACCCAAAGCCAATGCCATGTTAGTCGCTTTTTTAGGCAATGATTTAAGCAGAATAGCTAACGAGTTAAACAAGTTGGAAATTATTTTACCCAAAGGAAGTACCATAACTCCTCATCATATTGAAGAAAACATTGGTTTCAGTAAAGATTTTAATGTGTTTGAATTCCGAAAAGCCATAGGAGATAAAAACCAATTAAAAGCTTATCAAATTGCCAATTACTTTGCGCAAAATCAAAAGGAAAATCCATTGGTTGTAGTCAATGGACAAGTCTTTTCGTTTTTTTCTGCTTTACTTCAGTATCATGGTCTCAAAGATAAATCGCAGGGAAATGTAGCCAAAGCGTTAAAGGTAAATCCGTATTTTGTCAATGATTATATTGGTGCGGCTAAAAACTATCCGATGAAAAAAGTGAGTAGTATTATAGCAACGCTGCGCGATATTGATATCAAAGGTAAAGGAGTTGGTGCTGCCAATCTGGAAGATACTGATTTGTACAAAGAAATGTTGACGAGCATTTTCAGATAG
- a CDS encoding ATP-dependent helicase, translated as MQQYISQLNEAQQAPVFQKDGPMIIIAGAGSGKTRVLTVRISYLMSLGVDAFNILALTFTNKAAREMKKRISDIVGNNEAKNLWMGTFHSVFAKILRIEAEKLGYPSNFTIYDTQDSVRLISAIIKEMQLDKDIYKPKQVYSRISSYKNSLITVKAYFNNPELMEADAMSKKPRMGEIYQNYVERCFKSGAMDFDDLLLKTNELLNRFPDVLAKYQDRFRYILVDEYQDTNHSQYLIVRALSDRFQNICVVGDDAQSIYAFRGANINNILNFQKDYDNVKTYRLEQNYRSTKNIVEAANSIIDKNKTKLEKVVWTANDFGPKIKVHRSITDGEEGRFVAGEIFEQKMRNQMMNGQFAILYRTNAQSRAMEDALRKRDIPYRIYGGLSFYQRKEIKDVLCYLRLVINPKDEEALVRVINYPARGIGDTTVEKLTVAANHYKRSIFEVMEHIDKIDLKLNSGTKQKIEDFVTMIKSFQVINEQQDAFVLTEHVAKKTGLIQELKKDATPEGIARIENIETLMGGIKDFIEGQKEIDGARGALSEFLEDVALATDLDNDTGDDDRVALMTIHLAKGLEFPYVFVVGMEEDLFPSAMSLNTRSELEEERRLFYVALTRAEHQAYLTYAQSRYRWGKLTDAEPSRFIEEIDDQYLEYINPMDRGGYSYKPTIDLDIFGDIDKSKLRLAKPVAGTPPKTYGEEPTSSVNIRKLKPVSSQAPGNTNLFDSKLAIGNVVMHERFGKGQIVNLEGIGADRKAEIKFEVGGIKKLLLRFAKLEVIG; from the coding sequence ATGCAACAATACATTTCCCAACTCAACGAAGCCCAACAAGCACCCGTTTTCCAAAAGGATGGCCCAATGATTATCATTGCAGGCGCCGGTTCGGGAAAAACGCGTGTGTTGACAGTTCGTATTTCGTATCTGATGAGTTTGGGTGTCGATGCGTTTAATATTTTGGCCTTAACGTTTACCAACAAAGCCGCACGCGAAATGAAAAAGCGTATTTCGGATATCGTTGGAAACAACGAGGCTAAAAACCTTTGGATGGGAACTTTCCACTCCGTATTTGCTAAGATTTTAAGAATAGAAGCAGAGAAGTTAGGTTATCCGTCGAACTTTACCATTTATGATACGCAGGATAGTGTTCGGTTGATTTCGGCGATTATCAAAGAAATGCAATTGGACAAAGACATCTACAAACCCAAGCAGGTTTACAGTAGAATCTCTTCTTATAAAAACTCGTTGATTACGGTTAAAGCCTATTTCAACAATCCCGAATTGATGGAAGCCGATGCGATGAGCAAAAAGCCTCGTATGGGTGAAATTTATCAAAATTATGTAGAGCGTTGTTTTAAAAGCGGCGCTATGGATTTTGATGATTTATTGCTAAAGACGAATGAGTTGTTAAACCGCTTTCCGGATGTGTTGGCCAAATACCAAGATCGTTTCCGATATATTTTAGTCGATGAGTACCAAGATACCAATCATTCGCAGTATTTAATCGTTCGTGCACTTTCTGATAGATTCCAAAATATTTGTGTCGTAGGCGATGATGCGCAAAGTATTTATGCGTTTCGCGGCGCCAACATCAATAACATTCTCAACTTCCAGAAGGATTACGACAATGTAAAAACCTATCGTTTGGAGCAAAACTATCGTTCGACCAAGAACATAGTAGAAGCCGCCAATTCGATTATCGATAAGAACAAGACCAAGTTGGAAAAAGTGGTTTGGACCGCGAACGACTTTGGTCCCAAAATAAAAGTCCACCGAAGCATTACCGACGGCGAAGAAGGCCGTTTTGTAGCCGGAGAAATCTTCGAGCAAAAAATGCGCAACCAAATGATGAATGGTCAGTTTGCCATTTTATACCGCACCAACGCGCAATCCCGTGCGATGGAAGATGCGTTGCGTAAGCGAGACATTCCGTACCGAATTTACGGCGGTTTGTCTTTCTACCAAAGAAAAGAAATCAAGGACGTCTTGTGTTATTTGAGATTGGTCATTAATCCGAAAGACGAAGAAGCTTTGGTACGTGTCATCAATTATCCGGCCAGAGGAATTGGTGATACGACTGTCGAGAAATTAACCGTTGCTGCTAATCATTACAAGCGTTCCATTTTTGAAGTCATGGAGCATATCGATAAAATCGATTTAAAACTCAATTCGGGAACCAAACAAAAAATAGAAGACTTTGTCACGATGATCAAAAGTTTTCAGGTGATTAATGAGCAGCAAGACGCTTTTGTCTTGACAGAGCATGTGGCCAAGAAAACAGGTTTGATTCAGGAACTTAAAAAAGACGCCACACCCGAGGGAATAGCTCGTATAGAAAATATCGAAACCTTAATGGGCGGTATTAAAGATTTTATCGAAGGGCAAAAGGAAATTGACGGAGCGCGCGGTGCTTTGTCTGAATTTTTAGAAGATGTCGCCTTGGCCACCGATTTAGATAATGATACCGGCGATGATGACAGAGTGGCTTTGATGACGATTCACTTGGCAAAAGGTTTGGAGTTTCCGTATGTGTTTGTGGTGGGAATGGAAGAAGATTTGTTTCCAAGTGCGATGAGTTTAAATACCCGCAGCGAACTCGAAGAAGAACGCCGTTTGTTCTATGTAGCCTTAACCCGTGCCGAACACCAAGCGTATTTGACTTATGCACAATCACGATACCGTTGGGGTAAATTAACTGATGCCGAACCTTCGCGTTTTATAGAAGAAATTGACGATCAATATTTAGAGTACATCAATCCGATGGACCGAGGTGGTTACAGTTACAAACCAACCATTGACTTAGATATTTTTGGCGACATCGATAAGTCGAAATTGCGTTTGGCAAAACCCGTTGCAGGAACACCACCAAAAACTTACGGAGAAGAACCAACATCTTCAGTAAATATTCGTAAATTGAAACCGGTATCGAGTCAGGCACCGGGCAATACCAATTTGTTTGACAGCAAATTAGCAATAGGCAATGTGGTAATGCACGAGCGCTTCGGCAAAGGACAAATTGTAAACCTCGAAGGCATTGGTGCCGACAGGAAAGCGGAAATCAAGTTTGAAGTAGGTGGCATTAAGAAATTATTGTTGCGATTTGCTAAACTTGAAGTTATTGGCTAG
- a CDS encoding OmpA/MotB family protein, with protein sequence MRKVIFALSLVTLTLTSCGTKKKIAALEAQNKECQDLLNSTTVKLNLCLSEKEALSKQNDYLKQNNSDLINNQKELTLLTSKGAQNLEKSLESLKEKDLKITRLQDALTRKDSVTLALVTSLKSSVGISDPDIEVNVDKGVVFISIADKLLFKSGSYVVSDRAKEVLAKVAKVINDKPTFECMVEGHTDNVPFTGNAILVDNWDLSVKRSTAIVRVLTKDLKVNPKQLIAAGRGEYIPLVENNTSENRSINRRTRIVILPKIDEFYEMIEKEMKNQKK encoded by the coding sequence ATGAGAAAAGTAATTTTTGCCCTTTCGTTAGTTACTTTAACGCTGACTTCATGCGGAACTAAGAAAAAAATTGCCGCATTAGAAGCACAAAACAAGGAATGTCAAGACTTATTAAATTCAACTACCGTCAAATTGAATTTGTGTTTATCTGAAAAAGAAGCACTTTCTAAACAAAATGATTACTTAAAGCAAAACAACTCCGACTTGATCAACAATCAAAAAGAGTTGACCCTTTTGACTTCAAAAGGAGCTCAAAACTTAGAGAAATCTTTAGAGAGTTTGAAAGAGAAAGACTTAAAAATCACCCGTTTACAAGATGCCTTAACCCGCAAAGACAGTGTGACTTTGGCTTTGGTAACCAGTTTAAAAAGCTCTGTAGGTATTTCTGATCCTGACATTGAAGTAAATGTTGATAAAGGTGTAGTATTTATTTCCATAGCCGATAAATTGCTTTTCAAAAGCGGAAGTTATGTGGTAAGCGACCGAGCTAAAGAAGTGTTGGCCAAAGTAGCGAAAGTAATCAATGACAAACCAACTTTTGAATGTATGGTTGAAGGCCACACCGATAATGTTCCCTTTACCGGAAATGCCATTTTAGTAGACAACTGGGATTTGAGCGTTAAACGTTCAACCGCCATCGTAAGAGTGTTGACCAAAGACTTAAAAGTCAATCCAAAACAATTAATTGCTGCCGGAAGAGGCGAATACATTCCTTTAGTGGAAAACAATACTTCTGAAAACCGTTCCATCAACAGAAGAACCCGTATCGTGATTTTACCTAAAATCGACGAGTTCTATGAAATGATTGAAAAAGAAATGAAAAACCAGAAAAAATAG